Within the Streptosporangium album genome, the region TCCATGACGGTCCGGAGGCCGTGACGGCGTCCCGGACCTGTCGGCCGTGCCCCGGACCACGCCCGGCGCGTTCACTCAACAGGCACCTCGGCGCGGTGCCGGGAGCCGACGATCCGCCAGCCGGCGGCGATGGTGACCACCAGAAGGGGGATGCAGAAGAAGGCGATGCGCTGGTCGGCGTCGGCGAACGGCATGAGCAGCACCACCAGGGCGAGGAAACCCAGGGTCAGCCAGCCGGTGTACGGCGAGCCCGGCATCCGGAAGGGAGGGCGTTCGAGCAGGCCCTGCATGGCGGCGCGGCGCAACCGGATCTGACAGAGGACCAGGGTGCCCCACGTGGTGACCACGCCGAGGGAGGCGATGGCGGTGGCGATGTTGAAGGCGCGCTCCGGGACGAAGTAGTAGAGGACGACCCCGGCGACGAACACGGTCGCGGTGATGAGGATGCCGCCGTAGGGGACGTGGCGGGAGCTGAGCAGCCCGGCGAAGGCGGGGGCCTCGCCCTTGCGGGCCATGGCGCGCAGGATCCTGCCGGTGGAGTAGAGGCCGGAGTTGCACGACGACAGGGCCGCGGTGATGACGACCAGATTCATGGCGTCGGCGGCCCAGGGGGCGCCGAGCGCGGCGAAGACCGTCACGAACGGCGACTGGTCGGGGCCGTAGGAGGTCCACGGCAGGACCATGCCCAGCAGCAGGACCGAGCCGATGTAGAAGATCGCGATCCGCCAGATCACACCGTTGATCGCCCTGGGGATGACCTGCCGGGGGTTCTTCGTCTCGCCGGCCGCGATGCCGATCACCTCGATCGAGGCATAGGCGAAGATCACCGACTGGAGGCTCATCAGCACCACGGGGAACCCGTGGGGGAAGAAACCGCCGTGGGCGGTGAGGTTCGCGATCCCCGCGCTGTTCCCGCCCAGGTCCAGCCCGAAGATCACCAGCACCAGCCCGATCACCAGGAACGCGCAGATGGCCACCACCTTGAGCAGCGCGAACCAGAACTCCAGCTCGCCGAAGAGCCGCACCGACAGCAGGTTGACGGTCAGCACGAACGCCAGCGCGATGAGCGCGGTGAGCCACCGGGGGAACTGCGGCGCCCACATGCTCACGTAGATGGAGATCGCGGTCAGCTCGGCGATGCCGGTGAACGCCCAGTTGATCCAGTACATCCAGCCGCTGGCGAAGGCCGCCCACGGCCCGACGAAGTCGGCGGCGTAGTCGACGAACGACCCCGAGGTCGGCTTGTAGAGCACCAGTTCGCCGAGAGCCCGCATCACGAAGAACGCCGCGAGCCCGGCGGCCGCGTACGACAGCACCAGGGCTGGACCGGCCGCGTGGAGTCGCCCTCCGGCCCCGAGGAACAGCCCGACGCCGATCGCGCCCCCGATCGCGATCATCTGCACCTGGCGGTTGCCGAGCGCGTGGCTGTAGCCCTCGTCGGTCTTCACGACGTCCCTCCGTTTGCCCAGCTCAGAAAGAGCATTACTCAAAGTAGCCGATCGTTGCTCAGAGTGTGCGGGGGTGGGGTCCCCGAAGGGCGGCAAACGCGCGTAGGCTTCCCACGCCGACACGCGCCTAGGGGGAGGAACGAGGCCGCATGTCCGACTCGTTTGTGCATCTTCACGTTCACACCGAGTACTCCATGCTCGACGGAGCCGCCCGGCTGAAGCAGATGTTCAAACAGGTCGGTGACCTGGGCATGCCCGCCATCGCGATCACCGACCACGGCAACATGCACGGCGCCTACGACTTCTACAAGCAGGCCACCGGGGCCGGGATCAAACCGGTCATCGGCATCGAGGCCTACGTCGCCCCGGCCTCCCGGCACCAGAAGAAGCCGGTCCTGTGGGGTGAGCCGCACCAGAAGCGCGACGACGTGTCCGCCGGCGGCTACTACACCCACATGACGATCTGGGCGAAGAACGCCACGGGCCTGACCAACCTGATGAAGCTCTCCTCGCGCGCCTACACCGAGGGCTTCGTCCGCAAGTGGGCCCGGATGGA harbors:
- a CDS encoding amino acid permease; the encoded protein is MKTDEGYSHALGNRQVQMIAIGGAIGVGLFLGAGGRLHAAGPALVLSYAAAGLAAFFVMRALGELVLYKPTSGSFVDYAADFVGPWAAFASGWMYWINWAFTGIAELTAISIYVSMWAPQFPRWLTALIALAFVLTVNLLSVRLFGELEFWFALLKVVAICAFLVIGLVLVIFGLDLGGNSAGIANLTAHGGFFPHGFPVVLMSLQSVIFAYASIEVIGIAAGETKNPRQVIPRAINGVIWRIAIFYIGSVLLLGMVLPWTSYGPDQSPFVTVFAALGAPWAADAMNLVVITAALSSCNSGLYSTGRILRAMARKGEAPAFAGLLSSRHVPYGGILITATVFVAGVVLYYFVPERAFNIATAIASLGVVTTWGTLVLCQIRLRRAAMQGLLERPPFRMPGSPYTGWLTLGFLALVVLLMPFADADQRIAFFCIPLLVVTIAAGWRIVGSRHRAEVPVE